A segment of the Candidatus Zixiibacteriota bacterium genome:
ATTAGCGGAACCAGATTATTTTCAAAGAAAGTAGCATCCTGTTTGATCGCCCGCAATTCCCGGCAGTACAGCCAAGAGCGGTTGGATTGCCCATCGGCATCTGCCTCCGATTCAAAATACGTGATCATGATCTGGATGGCAATTTGCCGCAAGTCGGAACTGGATATGGGCTGTCGCTTGATCCGGTCGAGAAAAAATTGATCGACCTCAATGGCCTTATCCCGTTGTTGCCGCAGAGCCTGGAAAACGGCATAAATACCGTTATAGGTCTGAAGAAAAGCCTCGGTATCGAAAGAAGCATCATTCTTCTCGAAAGAGTCCAGATATTTGAATAGGTCCTGAATGTAAGTTTTTATTTCCATCACCGATACTCAAAAGCAAAGGTTTCAAAGAGTGTAAATTATCAAATCCATTTTCCCCAGTTTGGAAAATTTGGCCGCCTCTTTGGCGCCGCGGAATATCAGCGTCGCCTGGCGAACCGACGAAGAGCGGAGCATATCTCTGGGGTGCAGGGCGACCTTATTGCCAAAAGTATTAATGTCAATATCAATGGGGTCGGTTTCTCCGAGACCGCGGGCATCATTGATACCAAGCCGCACCTGCATGTTGGACCATTCGGCCGCGCTGTAAAGGTCCTTTGACATTAGAACGACCGTGTCGGCCATAGCCCGGGGCTGAGCTATATCAATCAAAAGATAGCTGAGTTCACCAACCTGTTCCAGTCTGGTGGAACTGAACGGCATCACGCGATAGGTGCGACCCTGATAGGTGAGGCTGTCGGTGGCCATGGCCTGCGGCCCCAGCTGCTCGCGTTTGGTTTCGGCCAGAAATCCGAGTATTCCGCGCAACGTGCCGAGGTTTTCATCAATTGCCTGAATCTGTCCGCCGAGATCCTGATGATTGTAATCACCCAGTACGAACGCCTCCACCGATGAGACAAAGCGGCCGACCTCGGAATTAAGCTCCTTGGTGAAGAATTTTTCGTTGAGATAATCTTTGAGTCCCGGCTGCAGATTGATCAGAGTGGAGAAAACCCGAAACAGTTTCTTGAAAAGAATAATCATATCGATCGGGTGGCAGGCATTGCGTCCGACAACATAATCATCAAGCGTGGCCGCCAGATGATAGACCAGTTGATAGACCGTATCCCTGAAAGCAATTTGCAGATTCGTGCTTTCTCCGGCCAGCGCACCGGATGTGGAAACGGCCAGATAAGCCCGTGAGGAAAGAGAAAGGAGATTTTCCAGACGGTTTCGATAGTCAACCGCTTTCTGGGCCAAACGCTCATCGTCAAAGACAGTCAGACAGGGGGGATAGTAGTTCGGGGACGGTGCAATTTCGCTGCCGCGCAGAGTCAGTTCGGCGACCTGGAGAATGCGCCCCTCAGGCAAGCCGGGCCGTTGTCCAAGATGAACCGAATAGCTGTTAATGAGAAACGGAACGCGCGGCAAGTCCTCATTGGGATCGGGCTCGCCCATTTGCTTTTTGACCGACGTATCAACACCGATATAAACTGGGACGGTAGTGCCGGCTATTACCACTTCGGCACGTACCAGATCGCGGCTGGATTCGGTGATATCGATATAAGTGCCGTCAGGAGTCAGCGCCTGACATCGAACCACCTCAACCTTGAGCCGATTGCCTGTGACCATGGAATTAAGGACCAGGGCGGGTTTCCCGGTGAACGACTTTTTGACCAGGCCGTACCGATCACCGACATTAAGGGCGTGCCATCGGACCAGCTCCTCAAAATACCTTTCCTGGTCTTTGAGGTGCTGCTGTGTTATCAGCATCCCATCCTGCCAGTTGACCGAATATAAGTTCAAGTCACTCATTATCTTGCCTCAAGTCTTAAACTTTCAATTTATCAATTATCAATATTGTTGTCAAGTCCATTAAATATGTGCGGCATATCCCAGATAACCGGTGTTCTTCTGCCGCCCCATTTCCATTTTGCGTTCGGTCGTTTCAAAGCGAATGCGGCAGGCCAGATTATTGGGCATACAGATGCTCAGAACCCACTCCAATTTCTTTCTTAACGACTTGCCGGGGAGAAACTGGTTGATATCTTCCGGTTTGATACCTCTGACAATTAATTTATAAGTCGAGTCCGACTCCGTGAAGCTTTTCCCGAGAAGGATCTCTTTTCCCAAACGTCCCGTTTTCGAACCCAGCCGATATTGAATTCCCTCCGGAATCGAGAAAGTCGATTCCGTGTTCTCGACAATTTGGAATTCGTAACCAAAGAGCAGGTGGAGCACTCTGGGAACGAGCTCATGATTGCCCGCCCAGAAATGGAAATAAGGGAAGAGAGTTGCCCAGATGAGGGCCTCGGACACCCCTTTGATTTCCGGCTGAATTTTCTTGTCGAATAAATTCAGAAAGGCC
Coding sequences within it:
- a CDS encoding type VI secretion system baseplate subunit TssG, with the protein product MMGNDPAVMPDFCNRRYPFHYTTALNLLTRLGVDTNHIYLLAEGEYENYKGEVRSQEPLPGTPLKENTQITLKVGFPSPVDYMPYQFFFGLRGSRTRSAQWEEQSRLTLAPFDASVIRHDAHARYQSLKYSMGLVDYEYVSAFLNLFDKKIQPEIKGVSEALIWATLFPYFHFWAGNHELVPRVLHLLFGYEFQIVENTESTFSIPEGIQYRLGSKTGRLGKEILLGKSFTESDSTYKLIVRGIKPEDINQFLPGKSLRKKLEWVLSICMPNNLACRIRFETTERKMEMGRQKNTGYLGYAAHI